In Perognathus longimembris pacificus isolate PPM17 chromosome 3, ASM2315922v1, whole genome shotgun sequence, a single window of DNA contains:
- the LOC125348005 gene encoding small ubiquitin-related modifier 1-like: MSDQEAKPSTEDLEDKKEGEYIKLKVIGQDSSEIHFKVKMTTHLKKLKESYCQRQGVPMNSLRFLFEGQRIADNYTPKELGMEEEDVIEVHQKQTGGHSMV, translated from the coding sequence ATGTCTGACCAGGAGGCAAAACCTTCAACCGAGGACTTAGAGGataagaaggagggagaatacATTAAACTCAAAGTCATTGGACAGGATAGCAGTGAGATTCACTTCAAAGTGAAAATGACAACACATCTCAAGAAACTCAAAGAATCATACTGTCAAAGACAGGGAGTTCCAATGAATTCACTCAGGTTTCTCTTTGAAGGTCAGAGAATTGCTGATAATTATACTCCAAAAGAACTGGGAATGGAGGAAGAAGATGTGATTGAAGTTCATCAGAAACAAACGGGGGGTCATTCAATGgtttag